From a single Paramisgurnus dabryanus chromosome 17, PD_genome_1.1, whole genome shotgun sequence genomic region:
- the grhl3 gene encoding grainyhead-like protein 3 homolog, which yields MTKEIEALMVQQNESFSYQRYSDNYIMDSWHYMESGDLSTKTKNEDALNLLYDSCKTPKDQKMTSCAREGSVYKAMERTPNSSPPELATLENAHIMKLLSDNISISHAKQGNDSYTGDSYDKQAINNIFDSILLTASQKPWQPDQPYTDPNTESLTYNTSFVGQTSPVYSDSYSNSPPERYRNDFQFLLGAPQASQHKTTEIPMVYLNKGQFYPITLQGVDSTAGVPCSKVKTVIMAVFENDKSPEMQLKYWNHWHARQPTVKQRVIDIADYKEVFSGISNVEEVAFNALSFIWNTNEEAKVHIGINSLSTDFSSQKGVKGLPLNLQIDTYDYSTGNNRLIHRAVCQVKIFCDKGAERKMRDEERKRSKRRTKNVADSSNNGCKQALVSSSVGKDCTYFKTLDDHVTQPVLFIPEMHFSNMQRCGLVPPVNLEESDRNLMKRINCYGDSGDQSSSPPSKQPRRDEQQQRVLLYVRRETEEVFDALMLNTPTLKGLREAISEKYGLQEDTIGKIFKKCKRGIFVNMDDNIIEHYSNHSAFLIEISEVIVNHFQVTLMEL from the exons ATGACCAAGGAGATTGA GGCTCTCATGGTACAACAGAACGAGAGTTTCAGCTACCAGCGCTATTCAGACAATTACATCATGGACTCTTGGCATTACATGGAAAGCGGCGACCTCAGCACTAAGACGAAAAATGAAGATGCCCTCAACCTCCTGTATGACAGCTGCAAG ACTCCTAAAGACCAGAAGATGACATCGTGTGCTCGGGAAGGCAGCGTGTACAAAGCCATGGAGAG GACCCCGAACAGTTCTCCTCCTGAACTGGCGACGCTGGAGAACGCCCACATCATGAAGCTGCTTTCTGATAACATTTCTATTAGTCACGCAAAGCAAGGCAACGACAGCTACACGGGTGACAGCTATGACAAACAAGCCATCAACAACATCTTCGACTCCATCCTGCTCACAGCATCGCAAAAACCGTGGCAGCCGGACCAACCGTATACGGATCCTAACACTGAG tCTCTCACTTACAACACTTCCTTCGTGGGACAGACCAGCCCTGTATATTCAGATTCCTATTCGAATTCTCCTCCAGAGAGATACAG AAACGATTTCCAGTTTCTACTCGGTGCCCCGCAAGCGTCCCAGCACAAGACCACGGAAATACCCATGGTGTACCTCAACAAGGGTCAGTTTTACCCCATTACCCTGCAGGGAGTCGACAGCACCGCCGGTGTGCCGTGCAGCAAAGTCAAA ACGGTGATCATGGCTGTCTTTGAGAACGACAAGAGTCCTGAGATGCAACTTAAGTACTGGAACCACTGGCACGCTCGACAGCCGACCGTCAAACAGAGGGTCATAGATATTG CCGACTACAAAGAAGTCTTCAGTGGAATAAGCAACGTGGAGGAGGTGGCTTTCAATGCGCTATCCTTCATCTGGAATACAAACGAAGAGGCAAAG GTGCACATCGGCATCAATTCTCTGAGCACTGATTTCTCCTCTCAAAAGGGGGTCAAAGGTCTTCCTCTGAATCTGCAGATCGACACTTACGATTACAGCACGGGGAACAACCGTCTCATTCACAGAGCTGTTTGTCAGGTCAAGATCTTCTGCGATAAG GGTGCAGAGAGGAAGATGAGAGATGAGGAGAGGAAGAGATCCAAGAGGAGAACCAAGAATGTCGCAGACTCTAGTAACAATG GTTGTAAACAAGCCCTGGTCTCCAGTTCGGTTGGAAAGGACTGCACATATTTTAAGACTCTAGACGATCACGTCACACAACCTGTtttatttatccccgagatgcACTTCAGCAACATGCAGCGCTGCGGTCTG GTGCCCCCTGTTAACCTAGAAGAGAGCGACCGAAACTTAATGAAACGCATCAACTGCTACGGCGATAGCGGCGATCAGAGCAGCTCTCCGCCGAGCAAACAGCCGCGTCGAGATGAGCAACAACAAAGAG TTCTGCTGTATGTCAGACGAGAAACCGAGGAAGTGTTCGATGCCCTCATGCTAAACACGCCAACCCTCAAGGGCCTGAGAGAAGCG ATTTCAGAAAAGTATGGCTTGCAAGAAGACACCATTGGGAAAATCTTCAAGAAATGCAAAAGAGG GATCTTTGTGAACATGGATGACAACATCATCGAGCATTACAGCAACCACTCGGCCTTCCTCATCGAGATTTCCGAAGTCATTGTCAACCACTTCCAGGTCACACTTATGGAGTTATAA